TACACTTGAGGGTCCATTTTTCGTTGAATTTATCGAGTGATGACATTTTTAAGTCGCGGGGAATTGGAGCATTCTCGATGGCTATTAGTCAGGCCTTTTACGTGTCGTGGACTCTTGTTCCTTTGCCCTTAGTCATTTTTTCATATTGCTCTTGAACTTTTGAAGTTAGGGCTTCCAGTTGCGATATCTTTATGTCGTACATTTTCGTATATTCGTTGACCCAAGTAGTCGGTATTGGGCCAATGAAAGTATCAACATATTGTGGATTATTTTCTTTACCGCAAGTTCCTCCCATTTCTTTGGGCTATACTTATTGCGAAGTTGGTTGATACTTTTCAATATTGGAATCTACGTACATAGACATCATGTTAGAAGGTACTAGATGTTTATGTATGGCTTGTGTAGAAGGGATTGACGGAATGGGTTCATGATAAGAGTCTCCTTTTCTGAGGCTATTTTCGACATTCGAAGACAATGTTACTATTTGTGCGGTCATTTGAGCCATCAAACTTGCTTGAACATGAAAAACCTCCTTAGGTATTCTATGTGTGTTTTTACGCGAACTAATATGCatggacgaatctatgtagggacTCGAGTGGGCTGAAGCCCACCCCCCGAATTTTTTTTACGGTTAAAATGGGACATTACcccatatattttttaataaaatttaaaagaattcactattttatttatttaattattaaaaaaatggtaaaacttacctttatttactcgttttatccaaaattttctcgtttTTTACTTTAGCCCACCCTAAAAAAATTTTAAGCCCACCTCACCACCGAATCCTGGGTCCGTCCCTGCTAATACGTCCATTCTTACGTGAACCAAGTCTTGGTTGAGGAAAAGTTGgcgtaaaacaaaaatattatgtagAGTGTTGTACGGTCCGATGAATGGAATCTCGACttctattatgttttttttaatataagaaattaatatatataaatatatttaaattcgagctTTACGAGCCTTttgagccgaactcgagcttaTGGTTATTTGATCGAGCCAAGTTTGAGCTTAATATTGAAagctcgatcgagctcgagccgagccaATAAAAAATGAGTTGAGCCGAACTCGAGTCAGGGCTAtttcgagctcgactcggctcgTTTACACCTATagccaatatatatatatatatatatatattaatttgaaaagtcCAAATACAAAGAAGTCCAAAGGCCTTTTGGATTTAATGGTCTGCTTGCGATCCTGGGCTTTTAACGGGTTGACCTAATTCGACTCCTAATTATCCTAATTACAGCTAGTCTTGTAAGTTAACCGATTGAAACGCCCAGAACCGGATCGAAATCGAACCGATCAATCGAGAAATCAACTGTCTGAAATAGCTTGAATTGAAAGCTTATGGTCAGTTTATTATTTGCAAGAAGAATATTGACGATGAAGAAGAATCTAATGATGTTGTGAGTTCATTTTTCTTTGAATGGAATTGCAAGTTTGCAACATAGTTGTGTTAAATTGAACATATCTTTGAAATTGAATATAAGTAGAATTTTGGTTGATATTCTTTGCATTTTGTAAATTCGTtatatttgatcagtattgacaatttttgattttttctgTCTTTCTCTAATTTATTTACGTTGAAGGGTCCTATATTTAATGGGACTATTTTGAGCTCTAtgattgaaattcaaattttgctAACTGAAAAGTTAGAAACCATTTGTCCTGGTTAGATTAGTTTAAGTATTTAACCTAATGTGTGCTCAATAATAAAGACTAGAATGGTTATGATTATGATGTTAGAACAGTTCATGATTATGATGTTAGAATGGTGTGTTGTGTAGTGGGGTTAAGTTTTCAACAGAAGAGGATAGAATGATGATAGAGTTACAATCACAAAGCGACAACAAATGAGCGAGGATTGTGTTTAGGTTACTCATTTGTGTCTGCTCAAAATAAACTTAGTAAAAGGAAACCAAGGAAGGTCCATTATGAATATGAAGGTGATGCAAGGTTTGCCGTTTGTGTTCTGTCTTTGATTTAGATGGAAAATAGGTATGAaactaggggtgagcataatttgagtttacccaaacccaaccctaacccaaacccaaatccaaaatattaatttgggttggttaatatgggttgggttagggttacccaaattacccaaattatataaatttagtttaattctctattattaatccaatataaactaataatcttCAAACTTTAAgtcaaacacgtttttgacatgtttaatatatttttcatacgtttaacacgtttttcacaaatttaacacgtttttaatatttttaacacgtttcacttatgtttttcatatgtttttcacacgtttaacacattttcacattttgacacgttttcacgtttttgacacgtttaacacattttcacactaataacacgtttttcacgtttttgtcacgttgaacacatttttaacatgtttaatacatttaacgcgtttttgacaagtttaacacgtttttttacgtttttggcacgtttaacacgtttttaacataattaacacgtttttgataagtttaacacgatttttacatttttttggcacgtttaacacgttttaaacatatttaacacgtttttgataaggttaacacgattttcatgtttttggcacgtttaacacgtttttcacacattgaacacgttttcacatttttgacacgtttttgacacgtttaacacatttttgacatgtttaacacattttcatactaaaaacacgtttttcacgtttttgtcacgttgaacacgtttttgacatatttaatacgcTTAACgcatttttgacaagtttaacacattttttacgtttttggcacgttaaacacgtttttaacatatataacacgttaacacgtttttgataagtttaacacgattttcacgtttttggcacgttttaaacatatttaacacgtttttgataagtttaatacgattttcacatttttggcacgtttaacacatttttgacattttaacacgttttcacacgtttaacacattttaaatatttttaacacgttttcacacttaaaacatatttttacacgtttaacacgtttttacgttttcggcacgtttttacgttttttgcacgtttaacacgttttcatactaataatacgtttttgtcacgtttaacacgtttttgatatgttcaatacgtttaacgcgtttttgacaagtttaacacgtttttttttacatttttggcgtgtttaacacgtttttaacataactaacacgttaacacgtttttgaaaaGTGTAACACGGttatcacgtttttgacacgtttaacacatttttaacattataacacgttttcacacgtttaacatgtgtttcacacatttaacatatttgtcatgtttttggcatgtttaacacgttttttcacacattaacacgtttttcatattttggtacgtttaatacgtttttgacatgattaacatgtttttcacattcttaacacgtttaacatgtttgtaacatgtttaatacgtctgtaacatgtttaacacgtttttcacgtttttggcacgtttaacacgtttttgacattttaacacgttttacacacttacatatttttgacatgtttaacatatttttttgcacgttaacacgtttttgtcacgtttaacacgtttttgcatttttgacatgtttaatatgtttttcacatgtttgacatcaaacgtgtgaaaacgtattaaacgtgtcaaaattttgaaaaacatgttaaacgtgtcaaaaacgtgttaaacatatcaaaatgtgccaaaaacgtggaagaAGTGTTAatcgtgccaaaaacgtggagaacgtgtcaaaacgtcttaaacgtgccaaaaacgtgaaaaacatgttaaacatgttacaaacgtgttaaacatgttacaaacgtgttaaacgtgttaataatgtgaaaaacgtgaaaaacatgttaaacatgtcaaaacgtgttaaatgtgccaaaaatgtgaaaaatgtgtcaaaatgtgttaaatgtgtcgtaatcgtgaaaaatgtgtcaaacgtgttaaaaacatgttaaatatgtcaaaacatgaaaatagtgtccaacgtgtcaaatgtgttaaacgtgttaaatgtgtgaaaaacgtattaaacgtgtcgaaaatgtattaaacgtatcgaaaacatgaaaaacgtgttaaacgtctcaaaatgtggaaaacgtgttaaacatatcaaaacgtgttaaacgtgtcaaaacgtgttaaacgtgttaaacgtgtcaaaacgtgttaaacgtgccaaaaatgtgaaaaacgtgtgaaacgtgtcaataatgtgaaaaacgtattaaacgtgtcgaaaatgtgaaaacgtgttaaatgtgtcaaaaatgtggaaaacatattaaacgtgtcaaaacgtgccaaaaacgtgaaaaacgtgcgaaacatgtcaaaaatgtgaaaaacatgttaaacgtgtcaagacgtgttaaacgtgccaaaaatgtgtcaaatgtgttaaacgtgtcgaaaatgtgaaaaaacgtgtcaaaacgtgttaaacgtgttaaaaacgtgttaaacatgccaaaaatatgagaaaacgtgttcaacgtgtcaaaaatgtgttaaacgtgccaaaaacatgttaaacttgtcaaaaacgtgttaaacgtgtgaaaacatattaaaaatgtcaaaaatgtgaaaaacgtgttaaacgaataaaaatgtgttaaatgagtcaaatacatgttaaatgaaaaaataaaacacgAAGTTAACTTCTCTATTAGAGGCTTAATCTTACACATATTTAGTAGGGGTGAACAAACGAGTAAAACCAATACAGGTCGTATATGGATTGGATTGAATATGTTTTGGACaatctaaactaaaaaatatttatatatttgtaaatatcaacttgaaattattcaataattttaaattaattgaattattcaaattcaatccGAATTTAATCCAAACAGGTTTAGATTAGTACATCAAATACTCCTATcttgaataaaaaaatctaattacttaatttattttattatttgatgtttaatatgtttaattataaaaaatatattaaatttttaatgttataattaatttagtttatttataatttaaatcggAATAAAAAAATCTTCTTCTTGACTAAATGATgcagaaataaattaataaaaaatattatattgaggTCAAAtgtaatctaaaaaaaattaatttaaaaattaatttttatttaaatagtttgaattatttaaataatcctaaTTCAATTCGAACTTAATTCGATCTCAATCCTGATCTAGTATTTTAGATTCGAATCAAATTTCGGATTAATTCACCAAATGTTCACCGTACATACTATCAAATTGAAAGGTTTGATAGAACGTTACTAAGATGCACTccaattttaagttttattctTAGACATGTATCATTAAATCTCAGGCCTGATTTAGTagtggatttttttaaaaattaagaaagagaaaaattaaatgatgggtgattattttgaagagataataattatttttagtaaaaaaattaaaagatattgatatatataaataaaataaaaaataataatttaaaatacatggtattttagtatttttgttaataaaatgagtaatatgattggtgataaattattaattgaaaatttgattttttatagattaaaataaaaatcttagacttaggtttttttttaaaataaaaaaaaataatgattgttaAATGGTTATAATTTTacagaaggtgatgattttttttaaagatttaaagagtgttgatatatataaataaaataaaaaataataatttaaaataaatggtattttagtATGAGTAAGGGCAGTTGTACCAGATTCTGTATATCATTCACtatctttaaaataaagataGAATACCAACAAATGAATGAATTTAGACTTTATCAGGTTCTGTATCCTCAAATCATTTTGGAGATGATGAACAGTCTTTCtccatatttaatttatactgTAGCATCGGCaagacataaaatattattatttctctttcatCTCTTCCTATCCCGCCAAATGAGTTCCTTCTCCCGCTAAAATGCCATCAACATTAACTCTCAATAACTAATGTTTAACATTATCTctcaaaaaattaattcatcTCCCGTTCTCTCACAGGTAATATTTTATCTCCCTGTTGATTCATCTCCCATCATCGTAATATTTCATCTTCCTTTCTCTAACAATTTTTCTTATactcttaatttattattgttattgtttgcGTTGTTCTCTGTTTcattcacttttattttatctGTTTAATTTGATTCATCTCTCATAGTTCTAGAACGattaagaagaaaaagattATTGAGTATTTTTGAGATTGTTGTGTTTGACCACCTGTTTGTGTCATAGTGTACTAGAATGGTTTACAAACAAGAAGATTCATGAGTTTTGTTAATTCATGagttttgttaatattattgtGTTTAACTTAAAATTGgattctaaatatttataaaatgtttgaTTTCCTTTTTGAAATCATTTACTTTTGACATTTAGGTATGAATAACAATATTTATGGTATTTCCCCaattataaatatgacaaaaagACTATATGGTGAAGTGTATGGTGAACCCTACCAATCCCAGATTAGTGATGATCATTACTTTCAACTTATGCCATCATATAGTCAAATTATCTCTATTGAGTTGAAAGAGTTAGAGACGGATGATCCTTGCAAAAAATCCATTCGAACTAAAAACTTTTCTCCGGAGGAGGACCTTGTGTTGGTTTCAGCTTGGCTTAACACAAGTATTGATCCAATTATTGGGACAgatcaaacaaatattcaatATTGGAGAAAAGTAGGGTCATATTATAAGGCAGCCATAGAAAATACAAAGTATGGGCCACGGACAGACAAATCTCTTACAAATCGATGGAGTACAATCCAACAAGCTGTAAACAAGTTTTACGGCTATTACACACAACGAGAAGGAAGTCTCCGTAAATCTGGTGATACCGGCATAGACGTGGTATATAATTTTGGCAGTTCATGAAATATTCTTAGCTCTTTAAATgtgttagatatcttgtcttgaataacagaaaaatatatatacatacgatgttacaaataaataaaaataaaataagatatacgaagaacaatatcaccgtatttgatggttgattcgaggcatgtgttagacacatttcccttaaaacagttccaccgtctccccgtgtgctagagcttatcacagatggctgtctcccagggtacaacgaatctagtagtgattcagcaccggaatcactacacaacgagtttgataaagtacctgaactatcaccgggtttcaatggaaaatatcgagcgaagaactcgaagaacactcacaaaacaagaagaagacttttggaattctagagtgagaaagaatgaaaatgaagaagttgtttttgattagagatgagaggtcttatattgttgaaagttaaaccattaaataaaatcatcatttgatccaacggttggcattgtctgcctcttcattaccttaacgtttttctctttattatagagtaattgtttgccaaaacaattaaggcatttacaattcaatactaacattacatggttttccaatttgttaataataatataaattatcataacaaataataataataataataacaaactcatgtaagttacactacaaattaacaacatttggttaattggtcatcaaggcattttagatcaattaatttaaattaattgatttaaattatacatttggatcaaatttcaccctttaattcacgtttgaatttcatgtgaatttgatttgattttattatccatattctaatttccattcattaatggaatttatagaattagtttaaaaattccaacaatcccccacattaatggaaattgaaagattaacccggtgaaaggttcaacagttgaattctacataggataggtaggtgtaaccctttgaaccttcccttgtgaaagcatataactttattagctgattagtagactcgatgtccttgaactattctgccttttgtgtaaacgattacacactttcacatagaattctccctgatacatgtcaagctctcatggttgtgtccgttttggccatggaacacgcgcctggttctgtgagagggtctagaattgagccgtgcaattccttCAAAGCGGctccacttctccctcacataggtgatctctttgttcacaaaaaatcattaaaagcgatatgcttatcctcgtcaaaatatatattgtttcattataggattaatcctcaacaataaatttccaagttagtacaattaggttgtctcattgaacctagttcttgggatctccagtctgcataggttgggttttccttcataccaacttatagtaggctaatgtctcaaaagacttcaaactatctctatattcaataatctgattagtggatccacaatgttatctttaacttacatagtcaaatttgataactccattagagagtatagtctaatgacattatgtctaagacgtgtatgtctagacttgtcactgactctaagcttgtccaattttcaattactatcacaataattagaaatttatgttggtacattcttagttaaccttggaacatcttctaataagaagcatagtcattcgt
This is a stretch of genomic DNA from Impatiens glandulifera chromosome 4, dImpGla2.1, whole genome shotgun sequence. It encodes these proteins:
- the LOC124934666 gene encoding glutathione S-transferase T3-like; this translates as MTKRLYGEVYGEPYQSQISDDHYFQLMPSYSQIISIELKELETDDPCKKSIRTKNFSPEEDLVLVSAWLNTSIDPIIGTDQTNIQYWRKVGSYYKAAIENTKYGPRTDKSLTNRWSTIQQAVNKFYGYYTQREGSLRKSGDTGIDVLQDAKKIYHEIQKTSFRLENYWNKLRFNAKWIEYMRQGPTKEKYLQRPMGQKKAKKEAKRGKGKSADISEFDNAIIKWTEEKIKNEEIKVEIAKQHLKIQKAKMDADQEKSNIATMMIDPFDEI